A portion of the Oxynema aestuarii AP17 genome contains these proteins:
- the leuB gene encoding 3-isopropylmalate dehydrogenase, translating into MTQNYRITLLPGDGIGPEIMAVAVEVLNAIGPQHDLQFQFEEAPIGGAAIDATGEPLPAATLETCRRSDAVLLAAIGGYKWDNLPRHQRPETGLLALRAGLDLFANLRPATILPQLVDASSLKRDVVEGVDIMVVRELTGGVYFGQPKGIFETETGEKRGVNTMAYTESEIDRIARVAFETARKRQRKLCSVDKANVLDVSQLWRDRVTAIAADYPDVELSHLYVDNAAMQLVRQPKQFDTIVTGNLFGDILSDAAAMLTGSIGMLPSASIGASGPGVYEPVHGSAPDIAGRDLANPLAQVLSAAMMLRYGLNQPEAASKIEKAVLQVLDEGYRTGDIMSEGMTAVGCKAMGGALLKALDRPAE; encoded by the coding sequence ATGACCCAGAACTACCGCATTACCCTGTTGCCCGGTGACGGAATCGGCCCTGAAATTATGGCAGTGGCGGTAGAGGTTCTCAACGCCATCGGCCCGCAACACGACCTCCAGTTTCAGTTTGAAGAAGCCCCCATCGGTGGTGCTGCCATTGACGCGACCGGAGAACCCCTCCCGGCAGCCACCCTAGAGACTTGTCGTCGCAGTGACGCGGTGCTGCTGGCCGCGATCGGCGGTTACAAGTGGGACAACTTGCCGCGCCACCAACGCCCGGAAACCGGATTGCTGGCCTTGCGTGCGGGACTGGACTTGTTCGCTAACCTACGCCCCGCCACGATTCTACCCCAGCTCGTCGATGCGTCGAGTTTGAAGCGCGACGTCGTCGAAGGGGTCGATATTATGGTGGTTCGCGAACTGACGGGGGGGGTGTATTTCGGTCAGCCGAAAGGGATTTTCGAGACCGAAACCGGGGAAAAACGGGGCGTCAATACGATGGCGTATACGGAATCGGAAATCGATCGCATCGCCCGAGTTGCTTTTGAAACGGCCCGCAAGCGCCAACGCAAACTCTGTTCTGTGGATAAGGCCAACGTCCTCGATGTTTCTCAATTATGGCGCGATCGCGTCACGGCGATCGCCGCCGACTATCCCGATGTCGAACTGTCTCATCTCTACGTAGACAATGCCGCCATGCAGTTAGTTCGCCAGCCCAAACAGTTCGACACGATCGTTACGGGAAACCTCTTCGGCGATATTCTCTCCGACGCCGCCGCCATGCTCACGGGCAGTATCGGGATGTTACCGTCCGCCAGTATCGGCGCTTCCGGTCCGGGGGTCTACGAACCCGTCCACGGGTCGGCGCCGGATATTGCCGGGCGCGATCTCGCCAATCCCCTCGCCCAAGTTCTCAGTGCGGCGATGATGCTACGTTACGGCTTGAACCAGCCGGAGGCGGCTTCAAAAATTGAAAAAGCCGTGTTGCAAGTTCTCGATGAGGGCTATCGCACCGGGGATATCATGTCGGAAGGCATGACTGCCGTGGGATGTAAAGCCATGGGCGGGGCGTTGCTGAAAGCCTTGGATCGTCCCGCCGAGTAG